A genome region from Tolypothrix sp. PCC 7712 includes the following:
- a CDS encoding CYTH domain-containing protein translates to MAAEIERKFLVQGDSWRNLVEGSLYIQGYISTKKEATVRVRIAGNQAYLTIKGKTVQYSRSEFEYPIPLEDAREMLNTLCEKPLIEKTRYKIAYGNLIWEIDEFDGVNKGLILAEVELSHEQQQIELPIWVGEEVSHDPKYFNSNLAKYPFSEW, encoded by the coding sequence ATGGCAGCAGAAATCGAGAGAAAATTTCTAGTCCAAGGAGATAGTTGGAGAAACCTAGTTGAGGGTAGTTTATATATTCAAGGATATATTTCTACAAAAAAAGAAGCGACTGTCCGCGTTCGGATAGCAGGTAACCAGGCATATTTAACAATTAAAGGCAAGACTGTTCAATATAGTAGGTCAGAGTTTGAATATCCAATTCCACTAGAAGATGCTCGCGAAATGCTAAATACTTTGTGCGAAAAGCCTCTAATAGAAAAAACTCGCTACAAAATAGCATACGGTAATTTAATATGGGAAATAGATGAGTTTGATGGTGTTAATAAAGGATTGATATTAGCAGAAGTTGAACTCAGCCACGAACAACAGCAAATTGAACTACCAATTTGGGTCGGTGAAGAAGTTTCCCATGATCCTAAGTATTTTAATAGTAATTTAGCTAAATATCCTTTCTCCGAATGGTAG
- a CDS encoding phytoene desaturase family protein: protein MNQTDVVVIGSGIGGLSCAAVLARYGFDVIVCESHTIAGGAAHSFERQGFKFDSGPSLYSGLSYSPSVNPLRQVLDVIGVDLPCVTYDTWGCRLPEGDFDTSVGAEEFCEVLSRLRGEDAVSEWRHLQEVMTPLAQAAIALPSAALRWDIGAALTVGKFAPYLAQHAGNMMKLTGPFSRIMDDVVRDRFISNWLNLLCFLLSGLPASGTNAAEVAFMFADWYKPGVTLDYPVGGSGALVNALVQGLEKHGGKIMLGAHVEQVLVEGNRAVGVRLRDGEEIRARRAVVSNAAVWDTLKLLPQGALPEKFRSQRQATPECDSFMHLHLGIDAQGLPADLACHYIVVNDWQLGITAPQNVVLVSIPSILDPSLAPPGKQVIHVYTPGNEPYALWQGMDRRSQEYEQQKRSRAEVMWQALERIIPDIRTRCEITLVGTPLTHERFLRRHRGSYGPAISAASGLFPGHGTPLAGLICCGDSTFPGIGLPAVAASGMIVANTLAPVSKHLALLKEIGAFR from the coding sequence ATGAACCAAACAGATGTAGTTGTAATTGGTAGTGGGATAGGAGGTTTGAGTTGTGCGGCTGTTCTGGCTCGCTATGGCTTTGATGTGATTGTGTGTGAGAGTCATACAATTGCTGGTGGGGCGGCGCACAGTTTTGAACGTCAAGGATTTAAGTTTGATTCGGGGCCTTCTCTTTATTCTGGGTTGTCTTACAGTCCGTCTGTGAACCCTTTACGACAAGTATTAGATGTAATTGGGGTTGATTTGCCTTGTGTGACCTATGATACTTGGGGCTGTCGCCTACCAGAGGGTGATTTTGATACATCTGTAGGTGCAGAAGAGTTTTGTGAAGTACTGTCTAGGCTGCGGGGAGAAGATGCGGTGTCTGAATGGCGACACTTGCAAGAGGTGATGACACCACTAGCCCAAGCTGCGATCGCTCTCCCTTCAGCTGCATTACGCTGGGATATAGGTGCGGCTTTAACTGTGGGCAAATTCGCGCCATATTTGGCTCAACACGCTGGCAATATGATGAAATTAACGGGGCCCTTCTCCCGCATTATGGATGATGTTGTCCGCGATCGCTTCATTAGCAATTGGCTGAACTTACTATGTTTTCTGCTCTCTGGACTACCCGCATCGGGGACTAACGCCGCCGAAGTAGCATTTATGTTTGCCGACTGGTACAAACCCGGAGTCACTTTAGATTACCCTGTCGGTGGTAGTGGTGCTTTGGTCAATGCACTGGTGCAAGGACTAGAAAAACATGGCGGGAAAATCATGTTAGGCGCTCATGTTGAGCAAGTTTTGGTAGAAGGAAATAGAGCAGTTGGTGTAAGGTTGCGTGATGGTGAAGAAATTCGGGCGCGGCGGGCGGTTGTGTCTAATGCTGCGGTGTGGGATACATTGAAACTACTACCACAAGGGGCTTTACCAGAAAAATTTCGCAGCCAACGCCAAGCCACACCGGAATGTGACAGCTTTATGCATCTGCATTTAGGTATTGATGCTCAAGGTTTACCAGCAGATTTAGCTTGTCATTATATTGTGGTGAATGATTGGCAATTGGGTATTACTGCACCGCAAAATGTCGTGCTGGTATCTATCCCCTCAATTCTCGATCCATCCCTTGCACCCCCAGGTAAGCAGGTAATTCATGTATATACGCCTGGTAATGAACCCTACGCACTTTGGCAAGGAATGGATAGGAGAAGTCAGGAATATGAACAACAAAAGCGATCGCGCGCTGAGGTAATGTGGCAAGCTTTAGAACGCATCATTCCCGATATCCGCACCCGTTGCGAAATCACCTTGGTTGGTACACCTCTTACCCACGAACGTTTTTTACGTCGTCATCGTGGTTCTTACGGCCCTGCAATTTCTGCTGCTTCTGGTTTATTTCCTGGTCATGGTACACCCTTAGCGGGGTTAATATGCTGCGGTGATTCCACATTCCCTGGCATCGGTTTACCCGCCGTTGCCGCTAGTGGGATGATTGTTGCTAATACCCTGGCTCCTGTGAGTAAGCATTTAGCTCTGTTGAAGGAGATAGGGGCTTTTCGCTAA
- a CDS encoding ATP-dependent RecD-like DNA helicase: protein MSTSPTHQQQTINASPNYETITGVVERLTFYSEESGYTVARLVRPHAKDLTTITGSFANIQPGQTLQLTGFWREHPQYGPQFQVVNYQETKPATLTGIEKYLGSGLIKGVGPVTAKRIVAHFGQETLEIIEHQIERLIEVPGIAKKRIKLIKNAWETQKAIKEVMVFLQGHGVSTTYAVKIYKQYGEQAIAKVTENPYQLAADIYGIGFLTADKIARNIGIAPDSEFRYCAGIIHALSAAAEDGHCYLPDSELTESVIKLLTTDEHQPQESAIAQTIKDMALKDDLIREKTPEKTVLCYKPTYYHTEENLAQLISQRLSQPVVQDIPRVRAWLERFTSSQKIQLSEQQQQAVEMAAYSPVMILTGGPGVGKTFTTHTIVSLWKAMGKSIALAAPTGRAAQRLGEMTGLEAKTIHRLLEFEPKTMSFKCDNHNPLPHQAIIADEASMLDLFLAYSLINAVAAGAQLLLVGDIDQLPSVGPGQVLADLINSRQVPVVRLTQVFRQAQQSAIVSAAHQINRGQSPTIEPISDQPVSDCLWHGGGFEPEHGVQTICELITDLIPRLGFNAATDVQVLSPMTRGVVGTRNLNTVLQQLINPPSPDKVEITRGGMTLRVGDRIIQQMNDYNREVFNGDLGIIAGIDTEEQEVTVQYGERLVVYDYADLNEISLAFATTIHKSQGSEYPVVILPLYMQHYMMLSQNLFYTGLTRAKKLAIVIGSKKAISLAVRSSDDKQRYTRLQQRLQN from the coding sequence ATGTCCACTTCCCCAACCCATCAACAGCAAACAATCAACGCCTCACCTAACTACGAAACCATTACCGGAGTAGTAGAACGCCTGACTTTTTACTCAGAGGAATCAGGCTATACGGTAGCGAGGCTGGTACGTCCTCATGCTAAGGACTTGACCACAATTACTGGTAGCTTTGCCAATATTCAACCAGGACAAACACTGCAACTCACAGGTTTTTGGCGCGAGCATCCCCAGTATGGCCCCCAGTTTCAAGTCGTCAATTATCAGGAAACTAAACCAGCTACACTCACAGGAATTGAAAAGTATCTAGGTAGTGGACTGATTAAGGGTGTGGGGCCAGTCACAGCCAAACGCATTGTTGCTCACTTTGGACAGGAAACCTTGGAGATTATCGAGCATCAAATTGAGCGATTGATTGAAGTTCCAGGGATAGCCAAAAAGCGCATCAAGTTAATCAAAAACGCTTGGGAAACGCAAAAAGCCATTAAAGAAGTCATGGTATTTTTGCAAGGGCATGGTGTTTCTACGACATACGCGGTAAAAATTTACAAGCAGTACGGAGAGCAGGCGATCGCCAAAGTTACAGAAAATCCTTACCAGTTGGCAGCCGATATTTATGGGATTGGATTTTTGACTGCCGATAAAATTGCTCGTAATATCGGAATCGCGCCAGATAGTGAGTTTAGATATTGTGCAGGTATTATTCATGCTTTGAGTGCAGCCGCAGAAGATGGGCATTGTTATTTACCTGACAGCGAATTGACCGAGAGTGTCATTAAATTGCTCACCACTGACGAGCATCAGCCACAAGAATCTGCCATTGCTCAAACTATTAAAGACATGGCACTCAAAGATGACTTAATTAGAGAGAAAACACCAGAGAAAACGGTACTTTGTTATAAGCCAACTTACTACCACACTGAGGAAAATTTAGCACAACTCATATCTCAGCGTTTGAGTCAACCAGTAGTACAAGATATTCCCAGAGTGCGGGCTTGGCTAGAGCGATTTACCAGCAGCCAGAAAATTCAGCTTTCAGAACAACAGCAACAAGCCGTAGAAATGGCGGCTTATTCTCCTGTAATGATTTTGACAGGCGGCCCTGGTGTAGGTAAAACCTTTACTACCCACACCATAGTCAGTTTATGGAAGGCAATGGGCAAATCTATTGCTTTAGCTGCACCAACTGGGAGAGCCGCTCAAAGACTGGGCGAAATGACTGGGTTAGAAGCGAAGACGATACATCGCTTACTGGAATTTGAACCAAAAACCATGAGTTTTAAGTGCGACAATCACAATCCTTTGCCCCACCAGGCGATTATTGCTGATGAAGCATCAATGCTGGATTTATTTTTGGCGTATTCTTTAATAAATGCTGTAGCAGCTGGCGCTCAACTATTATTAGTAGGAGATATCGATCAGTTACCCTCGGTGGGGCCAGGACAAGTACTGGCTGATTTGATCAATTCTCGGCAAGTGCCAGTAGTGCGCTTAACACAGGTATTTAGGCAAGCTCAACAAAGCGCCATTGTCAGCGCCGCACATCAAATTAATCGCGGACAATCTCCCACAATTGAGCCAATTTCCGATCAGCCGGTATCTGATTGTCTGTGGCATGGGGGAGGATTTGAACCAGAACATGGAGTACAAACGATTTGCGAGTTAATTACAGACTTAATTCCTCGCTTAGGATTTAATGCCGCTACCGATGTGCAAGTACTTTCGCCAATGACACGCGGGGTTGTAGGCACTCGCAACCTCAATACTGTATTGCAACAGCTAATTAACCCTCCCAGCCCCGACAAGGTTGAGATTACTAGGGGTGGGATGACTTTACGTGTAGGCGATCGCATTATTCAGCAGATGAACGACTACAACCGCGAAGTTTTCAATGGGGATTTGGGAATTATCGCAGGTATTGATACAGAGGAGCAGGAAGTGACAGTGCAGTATGGCGAGCGCTTAGTAGTTTACGATTATGCTGACCTAAATGAAATATCCCTAGCATTCGCCACCACAATTCATAAATCTCAAGGCAGTGAGTATCCAGTAGTAATTTTGCCACTATATATGCAGCACTATATGATGCTGTCGCAAAACCTGTTTTACACTGGGCTAACTCGTGCTAAAAAGTTGGCAATTGTGATTGGCTCGAAAAAAGCCATATCCCTGGCTGTGCGCTCCAGTGACGATAAACAACGCTACACAAGATTACAACAGCGATTGCAGAACTAA
- a CDS encoding tetratricopeptide repeat protein has protein sequence MDAEAALAWLDTIIPAQTGERLSDLQKVILVQVWLGRKYLDIAHAYGCTEGHVKDVGSQLWKLLSRVLREKITKSNCRATLERVLRKTAAISGLIDYSKPPQVSAIQPEDSNFFGREDAIAHLNALVNQGSKVIVIQGEGGLGKTTLAQQYLQNQGFELVLELLMAKETHNITSAQRVVEEWLKQDFGEEPGVEFGVTLGRLKRLLHHRRIGVLIDNLEPALDQQGKLIPPHRNYLELLRILADVRVQSLTVITSRDRLCEPELNVHHYRLPGLDQSAWLKFFRNGGLTIDLPSLQQMHRTYGGNAKAMGILCGAMQADFGGDMALYWQQNHGDPLAATDLKNLAVSQINRLQSLDSQAYRLLCRLGCYRYQDIPTIPVQGIFCLLWYVPPAEHLQIITSLRNRSLVECAQGEYWLHPVIQAEAIARLRMSDEWKITNHKAAEFWTASVTKIATFQDALQALESYYHYIEINEFELAGKVILKSRNNQWQQFLPLGSTLYRMGLIQPILTAINYILTHIENEQNIIELYNILGDLYWITGDINQALTCQEKTINLAKQALKLLVPNSENKHEKIQPQGDGVFMHREQGIGDREEFTNAPCPMPKMKFPVAANQVYYLRMLEVDSLLSIGLYKIDLWELEAAFELFQQVIYLAQNTAHHRWAEKASVCLALVNSSLGLFDAAHELANIAYENLKNEKLLKNGSFAYFMQILGQTYINLGDFSKAHQMFHQVLTFAEASHYMQVKAKTLNGLAEIYRQQADYQLALDNHTEAIELLDKIGAKCDLAAAYFQLGLTYKNLSKIDESQIYFHQAIQLFTEIKAPKQVAKISLIASIESSYTSIIF, from the coding sequence ATGGACGCTGAAGCAGCATTAGCATGGTTAGATACCATAATTCCTGCTCAGACCGGGGAACGGTTGAGCGATTTGCAAAAAGTTATTCTTGTGCAAGTTTGGTTGGGTAGAAAATATTTAGATATTGCCCATGCTTACGGTTGTACAGAAGGACACGTTAAGGATGTGGGTTCGCAGTTATGGAAGTTGCTGTCTCGGGTACTCAGAGAAAAGATTACTAAAAGTAATTGTCGCGCTACTTTAGAACGGGTGCTGAGAAAAACTGCGGCGATATCCGGTCTGATTGATTACTCAAAACCACCCCAAGTTTCTGCTATTCAACCAGAGGATAGCAATTTTTTTGGTAGAGAAGATGCGATCGCACACCTAAATGCTTTGGTAAATCAGGGGTCGAAAGTCATTGTCATCCAAGGTGAAGGCGGTTTAGGTAAAACTACTCTCGCACAGCAATACCTGCAAAATCAGGGTTTCGAGTTGGTTTTGGAATTGTTGATGGCGAAAGAAACCCACAACATCACTTCAGCGCAACGAGTGGTAGAGGAATGGCTCAAACAAGACTTTGGTGAAGAACCGGGGGTAGAATTTGGTGTAACTTTGGGACGACTCAAGCGCCTACTCCATCATCGGCGGATTGGGGTGTTAATTGATAATCTGGAACCAGCTTTAGATCAACAAGGAAAGTTAATTCCTCCCCACCGCAACTATTTAGAACTGCTGCGGATTCTGGCTGATGTTAGGGTACAATCTCTCACAGTAATTACCAGTCGCGATCGCTTGTGTGAACCAGAGTTGAATGTACATCATTATCGGCTTCCAGGTTTAGATCAAAGCGCTTGGCTGAAGTTTTTTCGCAATGGGGGATTAACTATTGACCTTCCTAGCTTGCAACAAATGCATCGTACCTACGGCGGTAATGCCAAAGCAATGGGTATTCTCTGCGGTGCGATGCAAGCCGATTTTGGCGGTGATATGGCGCTTTATTGGCAACAAAATCATGGCGATCCTTTAGCCGCCACAGATTTAAAAAATTTAGCCGTTAGTCAAATTAATCGTCTGCAATCTCTCGATTCCCAAGCCTATCGTCTGCTTTGCCGTTTAGGTTGTTATCGTTATCAAGATATACCAACTATTCCAGTTCAAGGAATCTTTTGTTTATTATGGTATGTGCCACCTGCTGAACATCTGCAAATCATCACTTCCCTGCGAAATCGTTCTTTAGTAGAGTGCGCTCAAGGTGAATATTGGCTACATCCAGTCATTCAAGCCGAGGCGATCGCGCGTTTACGCATGAGTGATGAGTGGAAAATTACTAACCACAAAGCTGCAGAATTTTGGACAGCTAGTGTTACCAAAATTGCCACTTTTCAAGATGCTTTACAGGCTCTAGAATCCTATTATCACTACATAGAAATTAATGAATTTGAGTTAGCTGGTAAGGTAATTCTCAAGAGCCGTAATAATCAATGGCAGCAGTTTTTACCACTTGGAAGTACGCTGTACCGCATGGGTTTAATTCAGCCCATCCTTACAGCAATTAATTATATATTAACTCATATTGAAAATGAGCAAAATATTATTGAATTATACAATATTTTGGGTGATTTGTATTGGATAACAGGTGATATTAATCAGGCACTAACTTGCCAAGAAAAAACTATAAATTTAGCCAAGCAAGCACTCAAATTACTTGTACCAAACTCAGAAAATAAACATGAAAAAATCCAACCACAAGGTGATGGAGTTTTTATGCATAGGGAACAGGGTATAGGGGATAGAGAAGAATTTACCAATGCCCCATGCCCTATGCCCAAAATGAAGTTTCCTGTCGCTGCCAATCAAGTTTACTATTTGAGAATGTTAGAAGTAGATTCCCTCTTAAGCATTGGTCTTTACAAAATAGATTTGTGGGAATTGGAAGCAGCTTTTGAGTTATTTCAACAAGTAATTTACCTGGCTCAAAATACTGCTCATCATCGCTGGGCAGAAAAAGCTTCTGTGTGTTTAGCTTTAGTTAATTCATCTTTAGGGTTATTTGATGCTGCCCATGAGTTAGCAAATATCGCCTATGAAAATCTTAAAAATGAAAAACTGCTCAAGAATGGTAGCTTTGCTTATTTTATGCAAATTTTAGGGCAAACATATATAAATTTAGGCGATTTCTCTAAAGCTCACCAAATGTTTCATCAAGTATTGACTTTTGCTGAAGCCAGTCATTATATGCAAGTCAAAGCCAAAACTCTAAATGGTTTAGCAGAAATTTATCGCCAACAAGCAGATTATCAATTAGCTCTTGACAATCATACAGAAGCAATTGAACTTTTGGATAAAATCGGCGCTAAATGTGACTTAGCAGCAGCTTATTTTCAGTTGGGTTTGACTTACAAAAATTTGAGCAAGATTGATGAAAGTCAAATATATTTTCATCAAGCAATTCAGCTATTTACGGAAATCAAAGCTCCAAAACAAGTTGCAAAAATTTCTCTAATTGCTAGTATTGAAAGTAGCTACACATCAATAATATTCTAG
- a CDS encoding ferritin-like domain-containing protein — translation MLNTASPQIETSAAQSFSSLNYWQIQHRINSLIDNYLADEKLHERLQDLPLQFTNPQPRPWKPIDWQAINRNQIIGINPEVFLSILIGAMDTEAPIRGYTQTSRKYLEKLHPQMARFVGGTVSKNGELQEIGLWEKEERQHTPALMKIYTQLTGEKITPKQRIVRGYLPTNDPQEDLYRHGLHRVATEYGATCLYLWLMAHTTGALQDVLEELTKDEINHMTKFWGFGVWAFPDTGLIRVGKTLIKTRSQTYQRNNLIRTLRRMMATLNWNAWTFTNKATLLYTSSHTMHRLWTWHNSLTPEYLNHLLETR, via the coding sequence ATGCTGAATACCGCCAGCCCACAAATAGAAACATCGGCGGCGCAAAGCTTTTCTAGTCTGAATTACTGGCAAATACAGCACAGAATTAATTCTTTAATAGATAACTATCTTGCAGATGAAAAACTCCATGAACGCTTGCAAGATTTACCTTTACAATTTACCAATCCCCAACCGCGCCCTTGGAAACCTATTGATTGGCAAGCTATTAACCGCAATCAAATTATCGGCATCAACCCAGAAGTATTTTTATCCATCTTAATTGGTGCAATGGACACAGAAGCCCCAATTCGCGGTTACACCCAAACCAGCCGCAAGTATTTAGAGAAATTACATCCGCAAATGGCACGGTTTGTCGGTGGAACAGTCAGTAAAAACGGCGAACTCCAAGAAATTGGCTTGTGGGAAAAAGAAGAACGCCAACACACACCCGCATTAATGAAGATTTACACCCAATTAACAGGCGAAAAAATCACCCCTAAACAGCGCATCGTTAGAGGCTATCTCCCCACAAATGACCCCCAAGAAGACCTATATCGCCACGGCTTACATCGCGTAGCTACAGAATATGGTGCAACCTGTCTTTACCTGTGGCTGATGGCGCACACCACAGGCGCACTCCAAGATGTTCTCGAAGAACTCACCAAAGATGAAATCAACCACATGACTAAATTCTGGGGCTTTGGAGTCTGGGCTTTCCCTGATACCGGACTCATACGAGTAGGAAAAACCCTGATCAAAACCCGTTCCCAAACCTATCAACGTAACAACCTCATCCGTACCCTACGCCGGATGATGGCGACACTCAATTGGAATGCTTGGACTTTCACCAACAAAGCCACCCTACTATACACCTCCAGCCACACCATGCACCGCCTCTGGACATGGCACAACAGCCTCACCCCAGAATATCTCAATCATCTACTAGAAACCCGATAA
- a CDS encoding isoprenyl transferase gives MNSLPPDLNPEKIPQHVAVIMDGNGRWATSRGLPRIAGHRQGASTLKQLLRCCKDWGIKALTAYAFSTENWQRPIEEVDFLMHLFERLLRRELAQMHQEGVRISFIGDLSALPPSLQTEMERSMTETLHNQAIHFTVAVNYGSRTEITKACRQIAQLAQKGQLSVDAINESLVEKYLYTADTPAPDLLIRTSGEMRLSNFLLWQMAYTEMYFTDILWPDFDTEAFHQALLSYQKRDRRFGQVKALLSA, from the coding sequence ATGAATTCCCTACCCCCAGACCTCAACCCCGAAAAAATTCCCCAACACGTAGCCGTCATTATGGATGGTAACGGTAGATGGGCTACTAGCCGAGGATTACCACGCATCGCCGGACATCGCCAAGGCGCAAGCACCCTCAAACAACTATTACGCTGCTGCAAAGATTGGGGAATTAAAGCCCTCACCGCCTATGCATTCTCTACTGAAAATTGGCAACGTCCCATTGAAGAAGTAGACTTTCTCATGCACTTATTTGAACGATTGCTACGCCGCGAGTTAGCCCAGATGCATCAAGAAGGCGTGAGAATTTCCTTTATTGGCGATTTATCAGCTTTACCTCCATCTCTGCAAACAGAAATGGAACGTTCCATGACAGAAACATTGCATAATCAAGCAATTCACTTTACTGTTGCAGTCAACTACGGTAGTCGCACCGAAATCACAAAAGCCTGTCGTCAAATAGCGCAACTAGCGCAAAAAGGTCAACTCAGTGTAGACGCAATCAATGAAAGCCTTGTAGAAAAATATCTCTACACAGCAGATACTCCAGCACCAGATTTACTGATTCGTACTAGTGGCGAGATGCGCTTGAGTAATTTTCTATTATGGCAAATGGCTTATACAGAGATGTACTTTACTGATATTCTCTGGCCAGATTTTGATACAGAAGCATTTCATCAGGCTTTGTTGAGTTACCAAAAACGCGATCGCCGTTTTGGTCAAGTCAAAGCTTTACTCTCAGCCTAA